In one Rutidosis leptorrhynchoides isolate AG116_Rl617_1_P2 chromosome 8, CSIRO_AGI_Rlap_v1, whole genome shotgun sequence genomic region, the following are encoded:
- the LOC139862306 gene encoding IAA-alanine resistance protein 1-like, whose product MKVGYHCKIQICSLLLILIYLLGFNLELSLGLHQCQHSHDHNHEHHHHHHHDHDHDLSVKKLPEELAEEEDLRMEFMSHLHHHDHDHHHHHDHDHGIGNGNGNGSELTGVGLWINAMGCSLLVSLASLICLILLPLIFFQGKPSKTFVDALALFGAGAMLGDAFLHQLPHAFGGMHSHSHDDHSHEHGASGHDHAPSHSHSIEDLSVGLSILSGIVVFLLVEKVVRYIEERSGGDTSWGHHHHHHHHHKKNESLHDVNGDDDINKRTTRDEGKVSETAYDKSLKTEKQSEHSVLRKRNVSTNGVGDVIDSTAENEPETNIKSVIDKEHVRSSSLVFGYLNLFSDGVHNFTDGMALGSAFLLYGSVGGWSRTLFLLAHELPQEIGDFGILVRSGFSVFKALFFNFLSALVALAGTALALSLGQDPGQSSLIEGFTAGGFIYIAVGVIAEMNNGSSSLKNSVILLTSLVMGMSVALFISLIE is encoded by the exons ATGAAAGTGGGTTATCACTGTAAAATTCAGATCTGTAGCTTACTGTTAATCTTGATTTATTTACTTGGGTTTAATTTAGAATTGAGTTTAGGGCTTCATCAGTGTCAACACTCTCATGACCATAaccatgaacatcatcatcatcatcaccatgatcATGATCATGATTTGAGTGTGAAAAAGCTGCCTGAAGAACTAGCAGAAGAAGAAGATTTAAGGATGGAATTTATGTCGCACCTTCATCATCAtgaccatgatcatcatcatcatcatgatcatgatcatggaattggaaatggaaatggaaatgggTCAGAGTTAACTGGTGTTG GTCTCTGGATTAATGCAATGGGGTGTTCATTATTGGTCAGCTTGGCTTCTTTAATCTGTCTAATTTTACTGCCTTTAATATTCT TTCAAGGAAAACCATCAAAGACATTTGTCGATGCGCTGGCCTTATTTGGG GCTGGAGCTATGCTTGGAGATGCTTTTCTTCATCAATTGCCACATGCTTTCG GTGGTATGCATTCACATTCACATGATGACCATAGTCATGAGCACGGTGCCTCGGGACATGATCATGCCCCTTCACATTCACATTCTATTGAGGATCTTTCAGTGGGATTATCGATTTTGT CTGGAATCGTAGTTTTTCTTCTTGTGGAAAAGGTTGTGAGATATATTGAAGAAAGATCAGGTGGAGATACTTCGTggggtcatcatcatcatcatcatcatcaccataagAAGAATGAATCATTGCATGATGTTAATGGTGATGATGACATTAATAAGCGGACAACTCGTGATGAGGGGAAAGTGTCTGAAACAGCATATGACAAATCgttaaaaacagaaaaacaaagtGAACATTCTGTTCTGCGCAAG AGAAACGTTAGTACGAATGGAGTTGGAGACGTTATTGATTCAACTGCTGAAAATGAACCGGAAACTAATATTAAATCCGTCATTGATAAGGAGCATGTACGGTCATCAAGTCTCGTGTTTGGCTATCTAAATCTGTTCTCTGATGGTGTG CACAATTTCACCGACGGCATGGCTTTAGGAAGTGCTTTCCTCTTGTATGGGTCTGTTGGTGGGTGGTCAAGAACACTTTTTTTACTTGCCCATGAGCTACCACAAGAG ATAGGCGATTTTGGAATCTTGGTAAGGTCTGGTTTCAGTGTATTCAAAGCCCTCTTCTTCAACTTCCTATCTGCATTGGTGGCATTAGCTGGAACAGCATTG GCATTGTCATTGGGTCAAGATCCAGGGCAATCATCATTAATTGAG GGGTTTACAGCAGGTGGGTTTATATACATAGCAGTAGGGGTAATTGCGGAAATGAACAACGGCAGCTCTTCACTAAAAAACAGTGTGATACTGTTAACTTCTTTGGTGATGGGCATGTCTGTCGCGCTTTTTATATCACTGATCGAGTAA